A single genomic interval of Microbacterium sp. LWO14-1.2 harbors:
- a CDS encoding NAD(P)/FAD-dependent oxidoreductase — translation MTDTTPYDALIVGGGPAGLSAALNLGRSLLRVLVIDADRPRNAATLTSHGFLTRDGVPPHELRRLARAELAAYPGVEIRSRVRVLELSRDGDGFTAAIGRTAPTEVASAASVLLATGLRETLPDVPNLRGYYGMSLFSCAACDAWELRGRRLALIGETPDLADRARLIARWTDSLTVFTNGSDAVTAVQEAELAAAGVDVRRARIAELVGDRGRIEAVRLDGGSVVPVDGGFVRPEWHNDLSFLRGFAPAVDAAGHLVVDGEGRTDVAGLYAAGDTAVPGPQQLIVAAGAGARVAGAMVRDAAGVSFTH, via the coding sequence ATGACCGACACGACGCCCTACGACGCGCTCATCGTGGGCGGAGGGCCGGCCGGCCTCTCCGCCGCGCTGAACCTGGGCCGCTCACTGCTGCGTGTGCTCGTGATCGACGCCGACCGGCCTCGGAACGCCGCGACGCTGACCTCCCACGGCTTCCTCACGCGCGACGGCGTGCCGCCGCACGAGCTCCGCCGCCTGGCCCGCGCCGAGCTGGCCGCCTACCCCGGCGTCGAGATCCGCTCCCGCGTGCGAGTGCTCGAGCTCAGCCGGGACGGCGACGGCTTCACCGCCGCGATCGGCCGCACCGCTCCGACCGAGGTCGCCTCAGCGGCATCCGTCCTGCTCGCGACCGGGCTGCGCGAGACGCTGCCCGACGTGCCGAACCTCCGCGGCTACTACGGCATGAGCCTGTTCAGCTGCGCGGCGTGCGACGCGTGGGAGCTGCGCGGCCGGCGCCTCGCTCTGATCGGCGAGACCCCCGATCTCGCCGACCGCGCGCGGCTCATCGCGCGCTGGACCGACAGCCTCACGGTGTTCACGAACGGATCGGATGCCGTGACGGCGGTGCAGGAGGCGGAGCTCGCGGCGGCCGGCGTCGACGTGCGCCGTGCGCGCATCGCCGAGCTGGTGGGCGATCGGGGACGCATCGAGGCCGTCCGGCTGGACGGCGGCTCCGTGGTGCCGGTCGACGGCGGGTTCGTGCGCCCCGAGTGGCACAACGACCTGTCGTTCCTGCGGGGGTTCGCCCCGGCCGTCGATGCCGCGGGGCACCTCGTCGTCGACGGCGAGGGCCGGACCGACGTCGCCGGCCTCTACGCCGCGGGCGACACGGCCGTGCCCGGTCCGCAGCAGCTCATCGTCGCCGCCGGGGCGGGCGCCCGCGTCGCCGGAGCGATGGTGCGGGATGCCGCGGGGGTGTCGTTCACGCACTGA
- a CDS encoding carbohydrate ABC transporter permease — MIPRRTRAAFRVLAVALGLVYLLPLLWIVLTSFKTKQQVLADPNGLVFTPTLDTYATVIGDGIGAIATSLQIGVGVTVITLLIAVPAAAALARRVSAGWNHVITVFLAALLVLQMVPQPMTVIPLYSVLASWKLLGTLAGVIIADIALLLPFAIMLLRPFALAIPGALYEAAELDGAGRWRTFRSLTVPMLGNGIVTVVCIVFISAWGEFVYAINFLPQGVVLPVSGLLAQQNSTYSAEWNSLMALAVITSLPLLLLFVVSQRRLIAGLSLGAVK, encoded by the coding sequence ATGATCCCCCGACGGACGCGCGCCGCGTTCCGCGTGCTGGCGGTCGCGCTCGGCCTCGTCTACCTGCTGCCGCTGCTGTGGATCGTGCTCACCTCGTTCAAGACGAAGCAGCAGGTGCTCGCCGATCCGAACGGCCTCGTCTTCACGCCGACGCTCGACACCTACGCGACGGTGATCGGCGACGGCATCGGTGCGATCGCGACCTCGCTGCAGATCGGCGTCGGCGTCACCGTCATCACGCTGCTCATCGCGGTCCCGGCCGCCGCAGCTCTCGCGCGTCGAGTCTCGGCCGGGTGGAACCACGTGATCACCGTCTTCCTCGCGGCGCTGCTCGTGCTCCAGATGGTTCCGCAGCCCATGACGGTCATTCCGCTGTACAGCGTGCTCGCCTCGTGGAAGCTGCTCGGCACCCTCGCCGGCGTGATCATCGCCGACATCGCCCTGCTGCTGCCGTTCGCGATCATGCTGCTCCGGCCGTTCGCGCTCGCGATCCCCGGTGCGCTGTACGAGGCCGCCGAGCTCGACGGCGCAGGGCGGTGGCGCACGTTCCGCTCGCTGACCGTGCCGATGCTGGGCAACGGCATCGTCACCGTCGTGTGCATCGTGTTCATCTCGGCGTGGGGCGAGTTCGTGTACGCGATCAACTTCCTGCCCCAGGGTGTGGTGCTGCCCGTGAGCGGACTGCTCGCCCAGCAGAACTCCACCTACTCCGCGGAGTGGAACAGCCTCATGGCGCTCGCCGTCATCACCTCGCTGCCCCTGCTCCTGCTGTTCGTCGTGTCGCAGCGGCGCCTGATCGCCGGGCTGTCGCTCGGCGCCGTGAAATGA
- a CDS encoding MFS transporter, which produces MTTTAPVPVTTSRADGIRYGGLVVLMLMGFLLVTAEFLPNGVLTEMADALGVTPGQAGQTVTVTALVGLVVAPTVGLIFPRLDRRSLLVWMALAAAVSNLVVAIAPNLLIVLLARFLLGAAISAFWAMSITVAVRLAGPEHLGRGVMFTSAGVSLATVAGVPLGVMLSELVDWQAVFAIAGVLMVLLVAALRFVLPSVPAEQASSIRLLVDTLRRPGIGLGMIGHVFVVLGHFLAYTYVRLALERIPDVDASTIVVLLALFGLGGLAGNLSIGFVIDRRFAFFAVFAPAVIAVSVLAMILLSGTVIGVGIVVLVWGFFFSSWLLVANTWVGHRMPDRLEAGGSLVVVGFQGAITLAAGVGGLLVDTLSVEAVYVIGAVVLVLGAVLFGASNRVSSRAARG; this is translated from the coding sequence ATGACCACGACCGCCCCCGTTCCCGTGACGACCTCCCGCGCCGACGGCATCCGCTACGGCGGACTCGTCGTGCTGATGCTGATGGGCTTCCTGCTCGTCACGGCCGAGTTCCTGCCCAACGGCGTGCTCACCGAGATGGCAGACGCCCTCGGCGTCACACCAGGCCAGGCGGGGCAGACCGTGACGGTCACCGCGCTCGTCGGCCTCGTGGTCGCGCCCACGGTCGGGCTGATCTTCCCCCGCCTCGATCGACGGTCGCTGCTCGTGTGGATGGCGCTCGCCGCCGCCGTGTCGAACCTCGTCGTCGCGATCGCGCCGAACCTGCTCATCGTGCTGCTGGCGCGATTCCTCCTCGGGGCCGCGATCAGCGCGTTCTGGGCCATGTCCATCACGGTCGCCGTGCGGCTCGCCGGGCCGGAGCACCTCGGCCGCGGGGTCATGTTCACCTCGGCCGGCGTCTCGCTCGCGACCGTCGCCGGTGTGCCGCTCGGCGTCATGCTCAGCGAGCTCGTCGACTGGCAGGCGGTGTTCGCGATCGCCGGCGTGCTCATGGTGCTGCTGGTCGCAGCGTTGCGGTTCGTGCTGCCGTCGGTGCCGGCGGAGCAGGCGTCCAGCATCCGTCTCCTCGTCGACACGCTGCGCCGACCCGGCATCGGACTCGGCATGATCGGTCACGTGTTCGTGGTGCTCGGGCACTTCCTCGCCTACACGTACGTGCGGCTCGCGCTCGAGCGGATCCCCGACGTCGACGCCTCGACGATCGTCGTGCTGCTGGCGCTGTTCGGCCTCGGCGGCCTCGCGGGCAACCTGTCGATCGGGTTCGTGATCGACCGGCGGTTCGCGTTCTTCGCCGTGTTCGCACCCGCCGTGATCGCCGTCTCCGTACTGGCGATGATCCTGCTCTCGGGCACAGTCATCGGAGTCGGGATCGTCGTGCTCGTGTGGGGCTTCTTCTTCTCGTCGTGGCTGCTCGTCGCGAACACCTGGGTCGGGCATCGCATGCCCGACCGGCTGGAGGCGGGCGGCAGCCTGGTCGTCGTCGGGTTCCAGGGCGCCATCACGCTCGCGGCCGGCGTCGGCGGACTGCTCGTCGACACCCTGAGCGTCGAGGCGGTTTACGTGATCGGCGCGGTCGTGCTCGTGCTGGGTGCTGTGCTGTTCGGGGCGTCGAACCGGGTCAGCTCGCGTGCGGCCCGCGGCTGA
- a CDS encoding DUF3817 domain-containing protein, with product MFRSPGRLFRVLAIAEAITWTILIAAIVARAVGAPGVVVTVGGGIHGFVFLAYGATAVLVALNQRWHVGVAIVAIASAVVPYATIPAEIWLHRTGRLTGEWRLTETDDPRDARWYDRLMRWFLQRPWVLAILLVAAIVALYVILLLAGPPGGK from the coding sequence GTGTTCCGCTCACCCGGTCGTCTGTTCCGTGTCCTCGCGATCGCGGAGGCGATCACCTGGACGATCCTCATCGCGGCGATCGTCGCCAGAGCCGTCGGCGCCCCGGGCGTCGTCGTGACGGTGGGCGGCGGCATCCACGGCTTCGTGTTCCTCGCCTACGGCGCGACCGCCGTGCTCGTCGCGCTCAACCAGCGCTGGCACGTCGGTGTCGCGATCGTCGCGATCGCCAGCGCCGTCGTTCCCTACGCGACCATCCCCGCCGAGATCTGGCTGCACCGTACGGGCCGGCTGACGGGGGAATGGCGTCTCACCGAGACGGACGACCCGCGTGACGCCCGCTGGTACGACCGTCTGATGCGCTGGTTCCTGCAGCGCCCCTGGGTACTCGCGATCCTGCTCGTCGCGGCGATCGTGGCGCTGTACGTGATCCTGCTGCTGGCGGGCCCTCCCGGCGGGAAGTGA
- a CDS encoding NtaA/DmoA family FMN-dependent monooxygenase (This protein belongs to a clade of FMN-dependent monooxygenases, within a broader family of flavin-dependent oxidoreductases, the luciferase-like monooxygenase (LMM) family, some of whose members use coenzyme F420 rather than FMN.), whose amino-acid sequence MTKRLIVNLFEMATPGHITHGLWRQPDNQRERYADVAYWTELARIAEDAGFDAIFLADVVGAYDVYDDAFEPALERGLQIPNLDPMLLVAAMAAVTDHVGFGVTFSTTYEPPFAFARRMATLDHLTGGRVGWNIVTSYLPNAARNFGLADQIPHDTRYEIAAEYVEVLYKLWEGSWDDDAVVVDKDAGVYSRPGSVRAIDHEGEHFRVAGPHLSEPSRQRVPVLFQASASKAGIAFAAQHAEVLFTADRPPGALERNIAAIRDESVRQGRRPDDTRFLVMATVIVGRTEQEAREKAERYRSFRDPEGAFIHMSVPFHPLDHPAELTVREALEREGRHDVIDAGALPLHLTVGQFARAVDEAWDSRFFAVGDPQQVADIIEGWLDDDGIDGINLRQYHSFDTARDFGELVVPELRRRGRMRERYEPGETLRERIFGEGPRLPDRHPAARYRGGAGL is encoded by the coding sequence GTGACCAAGCGCCTCATCGTCAACCTGTTCGAGATGGCGACGCCCGGGCACATCACGCACGGGCTGTGGCGTCAGCCCGACAATCAGCGCGAGCGCTACGCCGACGTCGCCTACTGGACCGAGCTCGCCCGCATCGCGGAGGATGCCGGATTCGACGCGATCTTCCTGGCCGACGTCGTCGGGGCGTACGACGTGTACGACGACGCGTTCGAGCCGGCGCTGGAGCGCGGCCTGCAGATCCCCAACCTCGACCCGATGCTGTTGGTGGCGGCGATGGCGGCCGTCACCGACCACGTCGGCTTCGGCGTCACGTTCTCGACCACGTACGAGCCCCCGTTCGCGTTCGCCCGGCGCATGGCCACCCTCGATCACCTGACCGGCGGTCGGGTCGGCTGGAACATCGTCACCTCGTACCTGCCGAACGCCGCGCGCAATTTCGGCCTCGCCGACCAGATCCCGCACGACACCCGCTACGAGATCGCCGCCGAGTACGTCGAGGTGCTCTACAAGCTGTGGGAGGGCTCCTGGGATGACGACGCGGTCGTCGTCGACAAGGATGCCGGCGTGTACAGCCGCCCGGGATCCGTGCGCGCGATCGACCACGAGGGCGAGCACTTCCGCGTCGCGGGGCCTCATCTCAGCGAGCCATCGCGGCAGCGGGTGCCGGTGCTCTTCCAGGCGTCGGCGTCGAAAGCCGGCATCGCGTTCGCGGCGCAGCACGCCGAGGTGCTCTTCACGGCCGATCGACCGCCGGGTGCGCTCGAGCGCAACATCGCCGCGATCCGCGACGAGAGCGTGCGGCAGGGGCGACGCCCCGACGACACCCGGTTCCTCGTCATGGCCACCGTGATCGTCGGGCGCACCGAGCAGGAGGCCAGGGAGAAGGCGGAACGCTATCGCTCGTTCCGCGACCCCGAGGGCGCGTTCATCCACATGAGCGTGCCGTTCCATCCGCTCGACCACCCCGCCGAGCTCACCGTGCGCGAGGCGCTGGAGCGCGAGGGCCGGCACGACGTGATCGACGCGGGCGCGCTGCCGCTGCACCTCACCGTCGGACAGTTCGCGCGGGCGGTCGACGAAGCCTGGGACTCCCGTTTCTTCGCGGTCGGCGACCCGCAGCAGGTCGCCGACATCATCGAGGGCTGGCTCGACGACGACGGCATCGACGGCATCAACCTGCGCCAGTACCACTCGTTCGACACGGCGCGGGACTTCGGCGAGCTGGTCGTCCCCGAGCTGCGCCGACGCGGACGGATGCGCGAGCGGTACGAGCCGGGGGAGACGCTGCGCGAGCGGATCTTCGGAGAGGGGCCGCGGCTTCCGGACCGGCACCCCGCTGCGCGGTACCGCGGCGGCGCGGGGCTGTAG
- a CDS encoding sugar ABC transporter substrate-binding protein, with product MHSLRVRRIGALIITAGLATGLSACAISDGSDGGGSADDQTLTFWSYYQGAQADWLQAQVDQFEKDNPGVTVDIVKTVGDQQDQKLLASVATGDTPDLFINNIVVDFPTLVAGGVTADLTEYWDGFADKDQFAESAAWSSDDKVYNLLPFTNLIGLYYNQDILTEVGIDAPPATLDELQADLEIVKADGRYDGIALSGAPTVEGAWLFAPELLGLGIDYCSFEGPEVDAAFERAQTWAKAGYTPQATATWDQNDSWQQFATGQYAFGINGNWQLGNAEEAGFEWGTAQYPAPTGGTSVVYPGGEGFGIGANSDKKDLAWKFLEEAVLTPEAGEAIFATAGSIPVRADVAELPAIKDNVAVQPFVAAAQTSGSWPKNENTANIQKALGEAVSSVISGQSSAADASAAAVADIKAALEDGGGGCR from the coding sequence ATGCACTCACTCCGCGTACGGCGCATCGGCGCGCTCATCATCACGGCAGGGCTCGCCACCGGGCTGAGCGCCTGCGCGATCTCCGACGGCAGCGACGGCGGCGGCTCAGCCGACGACCAGACGCTGACGTTCTGGAGCTACTACCAGGGCGCGCAGGCCGACTGGCTGCAGGCCCAGGTCGACCAGTTCGAGAAGGACAACCCGGGCGTCACGGTCGACATCGTGAAGACCGTCGGCGACCAGCAGGATCAGAAGCTCCTCGCCTCCGTCGCCACCGGCGACACCCCCGACCTCTTCATCAACAACATCGTCGTCGACTTCCCGACCCTCGTCGCCGGCGGCGTCACCGCCGACCTCACCGAGTACTGGGACGGCTTCGCCGACAAGGATCAGTTCGCCGAGTCGGCCGCGTGGTCGTCCGACGACAAGGTCTACAACCTGCTGCCCTTCACCAACCTCATCGGGCTCTACTACAACCAGGACATCCTCACCGAGGTGGGCATCGACGCGCCGCCCGCCACCCTCGACGAGCTGCAGGCCGACCTCGAGATCGTGAAGGCCGACGGCCGGTACGACGGAATCGCCCTCTCCGGCGCGCCGACGGTCGAGGGCGCCTGGCTCTTCGCCCCGGAACTGCTGGGCCTCGGCATCGACTACTGCAGTTTCGAGGGACCAGAGGTCGACGCGGCGTTCGAGCGCGCCCAGACCTGGGCGAAGGCCGGCTACACGCCGCAGGCCACCGCGACCTGGGACCAGAACGACTCGTGGCAGCAGTTCGCCACCGGACAGTACGCCTTCGGAATCAACGGCAACTGGCAGCTCGGCAACGCCGAGGAGGCCGGGTTCGAGTGGGGCACCGCGCAGTACCCGGCGCCGACCGGCGGCACGAGCGTCGTCTACCCGGGCGGCGAGGGCTTCGGCATCGGCGCGAACTCCGACAAGAAAGACCTCGCCTGGAAGTTCCTCGAGGAGGCGGTGCTCACCCCCGAGGCCGGTGAGGCGATCTTCGCCACCGCCGGATCCATCCCCGTGCGCGCCGACGTGGCCGAGCTGCCCGCGATCAAGGACAACGTGGCCGTGCAGCCGTTCGTCGCGGCGGCGCAGACCTCCGGGTCGTGGCCCAAGAACGAGAACACCGCCAACATCCAGAAGGCTCTCGGGGAAGCGGTCTCCAGTGTGATCTCGGGGCAGAGCTCGGCGGCCGACGCCAGCGCGGCGGCGGTGGCAGACATCAAGGCCGCGCTCGAGGACGGCGGCGGCGGCTGCCGGTGA
- a CDS encoding acyl-CoA dehydrogenase family protein produces the protein MSEPSPDLLRRLREGAADRDRDRRLPRAEIRELLDAGFGAARVPVEHGGEGVDLATLFARLIDLAAADSNVAHVFRGHLAFVEQQHFEPDAARRADWYGRVLAGDFVGNAQSELSGTSDLATTLTERDGGLRLDGRKYYTTGSLYADWIDLSARHRGEDHQVIVSTHVDGVESVDDWAGFGQRLTGSGTTTFTDVVVDPARVRPYALDDDGFRHPYLMGFFQLVLLAVVAGIGRAAVDDAVAFVQPRRRIFGFGGEALPRQDPLVQSVVGRLSSAAFAARATVLEAARSLDTALDGYRLGEGDPAAFTRAQLDVYRAQQTVLPSVIQATGELFEVGGASSVDVGRGLDRHWRNARTVATHNPSVQRQRALGDWELNGVVPLFNQPQNPTPAATGASS, from the coding sequence ATGTCCGAGCCGTCCCCTGACCTGCTCCGCCGTCTGCGCGAGGGCGCGGCCGACCGCGACCGCGACCGCCGGCTGCCGCGTGCCGAGATCCGCGAGCTCCTGGATGCCGGGTTCGGCGCCGCGCGCGTCCCCGTCGAGCACGGCGGGGAGGGCGTCGACCTCGCGACGCTCTTCGCACGTCTCATCGACCTCGCCGCCGCGGACTCGAACGTCGCGCACGTGTTCCGCGGGCACCTGGCGTTCGTCGAGCAGCAGCACTTCGAGCCGGATGCCGCGCGCCGCGCCGACTGGTACGGGCGCGTCCTGGCGGGGGACTTCGTCGGCAACGCGCAGTCGGAGCTCTCCGGCACCTCCGACCTCGCCACGACCCTCACGGAGCGCGACGGCGGTCTGCGTCTCGACGGACGCAAGTACTACACGACGGGCAGTCTCTACGCCGACTGGATCGACCTCTCCGCGCGGCACCGCGGCGAGGACCACCAGGTGATCGTGTCGACGCACGTCGACGGCGTCGAGTCGGTCGACGACTGGGCCGGTTTCGGTCAGCGCCTCACCGGCAGCGGCACGACGACGTTCACGGACGTGGTCGTCGACCCCGCACGCGTGCGGCCCTATGCGCTCGACGACGACGGGTTCCGGCATCCGTACCTGATGGGGTTCTTCCAGCTCGTGCTGCTCGCGGTCGTCGCGGGCATCGGACGGGCGGCCGTCGATGACGCGGTCGCGTTCGTGCAGCCCCGCCGCCGGATCTTCGGATTCGGCGGGGAGGCGCTCCCTCGTCAGGATCCGCTCGTGCAGAGCGTGGTCGGCCGGCTGTCCTCGGCGGCCTTCGCGGCGAGGGCCACCGTGCTCGAGGCCGCGCGCTCGCTCGACACCGCCCTCGACGGGTACCGGCTCGGCGAAGGCGACCCCGCGGCCTTCACCCGCGCGCAGCTCGACGTCTACCGTGCGCAGCAGACCGTGCTTCCGAGCGTGATCCAGGCGACCGGCGAGCTGTTCGAGGTCGGCGGAGCGTCGTCGGTCGACGTCGGCCGCGGACTGGACAGGCACTGGCGCAACGCCCGCACGGTCGCGACCCACAACCCGAGCGTGCAGCGTCAGCGCGCGCTCGGCGACTGGGAGTTGAATGGGGTCGTGCCCCTGTTCAACCAGCCGCAGAACCCGACGCCCGCGGCGACGGGGGCCTCCTCGTGA
- a CDS encoding sugar ABC transporter permease, which produces MTSSLLQAAPTVTPTSAGRPTGRPALARALARTPIWFLVPAIGLLAGFAVYPLIVLVRMSLSDVGPSNIVGDWPFVGLENVAAVLGDDELWAALLRTVGVAVVLLASNFVLGVIGASILSVGGRITETVLAVMVFVWALPPLVSGSAFSFLLDDRGPINTALGVFGAPPVSWLSSPDLALWSVTAIIAWAALPFSVLVIRGGLLAVPTDLLEAAALDGAGYWRTQLRIVLPQLRPTLGILAILTVLYAFKSFDFFYVTTKGGPGTTTNTLPVLAYNTAFSGFEMSTGATIALVSMLAVAIFAVPYIRAVRREEQA; this is translated from the coding sequence GTGACCTCCTCGCTCCTGCAGGCAGCGCCGACGGTGACGCCGACGAGTGCGGGACGCCCGACCGGGCGTCCCGCACTCGCGCGTGCTCTCGCGCGCACGCCGATCTGGTTCCTCGTCCCCGCGATCGGACTGCTCGCCGGCTTCGCGGTCTACCCCCTGATCGTGCTGGTGCGGATGTCGCTGAGCGACGTCGGGCCGAGCAACATCGTCGGCGACTGGCCGTTCGTCGGGCTCGAGAACGTCGCCGCCGTGCTCGGCGACGACGAGCTGTGGGCCGCGCTGCTGCGCACCGTGGGCGTGGCGGTCGTGCTGCTCGCATCGAACTTCGTGCTGGGCGTGATCGGAGCGTCCATCCTCTCGGTCGGCGGACGCATCACCGAGACGGTCCTCGCCGTGATGGTGTTCGTCTGGGCGCTGCCGCCCCTCGTCTCGGGCAGCGCCTTCTCGTTCCTCCTCGACGACCGGGGGCCGATCAACACCGCGCTCGGCGTGTTCGGCGCACCGCCCGTGTCGTGGCTGAGCTCGCCCGACCTCGCCCTGTGGTCGGTCACGGCCATCATCGCGTGGGCCGCGCTGCCGTTCTCGGTGCTCGTCATCCGCGGCGGGCTCCTCGCGGTGCCGACCGATCTGCTCGAGGCGGCCGCTCTCGACGGCGCCGGTTACTGGCGCACGCAGCTGCGGATCGTGCTCCCGCAGCTGCGACCGACGCTCGGCATCCTCGCGATCCTGACCGTGCTGTACGCGTTCAAGAGCTTCGACTTCTTCTACGTGACGACGAAGGGCGGTCCGGGGACGACGACGAACACCCTGCCGGTGCTCGCGTACAACACCGCGTTCAGCGGCTTCGAGATGAGCACGGGGGCCACGATCGCGCTCGTGTCGATGCTCGCGGTCGCGATCTTCGCCGTGCCGTACATCCGCGCCGTCCGGCGGGAGGAGCAGGCATGA
- a CDS encoding AraC family transcriptional regulator: MVTTVPSALTRVLDGVDLTVGVARRAALQPGERLSLPAGSATLVYLAEGTVHGHPPLNTGCRLDVDRASTLIAVDERPADTALTVGDAFLTLGRTAFALEAAGPADVVVFDLEFSDAAQALITGLPDPVTVIAFDALEPAAAALAGSMGPTDPPGSPARQGDPLICRMMAKTVLLSVIRAWAANGCAPEGWPAASPDPFLDRVVAAIHDQPGREWTVESLATVGAMSRSAFAERFRHAIGRSPADYVTEVRIDVAKGMLAAGRTVSETSRELGYASDEGFSRAFRRRTGLTPSAWRASQRTPVPA; encoded by the coding sequence ATGGTGACGACCGTTCCCTCCGCCCTCACCCGGGTGCTCGACGGCGTCGACCTCACGGTCGGCGTCGCCCGCCGTGCCGCGTTGCAGCCCGGCGAGCGCCTCTCGCTCCCTGCGGGGTCAGCGACCCTCGTCTACCTCGCGGAGGGCACGGTGCACGGGCATCCGCCCCTGAACACGGGCTGCCGACTCGATGTCGACCGCGCCTCGACCCTCATCGCCGTCGACGAGCGACCGGCCGACACGGCGTTGACGGTCGGCGACGCCTTCCTCACCCTGGGGCGCACCGCATTCGCGCTCGAGGCCGCGGGACCGGCCGACGTCGTCGTGTTCGATCTCGAGTTCTCCGACGCCGCGCAGGCGCTCATCACCGGACTCCCCGACCCCGTCACGGTGATCGCGTTCGACGCGCTCGAGCCGGCGGCAGCTGCCCTCGCCGGCAGCATGGGTCCGACGGACCCTCCCGGCTCCCCCGCCCGGCAAGGCGACCCGCTGATCTGCCGCATGATGGCGAAGACCGTGCTGCTCTCGGTGATCCGCGCATGGGCCGCGAACGGCTGCGCGCCGGAGGGCTGGCCCGCGGCATCCCCCGATCCCTTCCTCGACCGCGTCGTCGCGGCGATCCACGATCAGCCCGGCCGCGAGTGGACCGTCGAGAGCCTTGCGACCGTGGGCGCGATGTCGCGGTCGGCGTTCGCCGAGCGGTTCCGCCACGCGATCGGCCGCTCGCCCGCCGACTACGTCACCGAGGTGCGCATCGACGTGGCGAAGGGGATGCTGGCGGCCGGCCGCACGGTCTCGGAGACCTCCCGCGAGCTGGGCTACGCCTCCGACGAAGGGTTCAGCCGCGCGTTCCGTCGCCGCACGGGGCTGACGCCGTCGGCCTGGCGGGCGTCGCAGCGCACGCCGGTCCCGGCCTGA